A window of Nicotiana tabacum cultivar K326 chromosome 24, ASM71507v2, whole genome shotgun sequence contains these coding sequences:
- the LOC107807060 gene encoding S-adenosylmethionine synthase 2 (The RefSeq protein has 1 substitution compared to this genomic sequence) codes for METFLFTSESVNEGHPDKLCDQVSDAILDACLEQDPESKVACETCTKTNMVMVFGEITTKAKVDYEKIVRDTCRGIGFTSADVGLDADHCKVLVNIEQQSPDIAQGVHGHLTKKPEEIGAGDQGHMFGYATDETPELMPLTHVLATQLGAKLTEVRKNKTCPWLRPDGKTQVTVEYKNDNGAMVPIRVHTVLISTQHDEGVTNEQIAQDLKEHVIKPVIPAKYLDENTIFHLNPSGRFVIGGPHGDAGLTGRKIIIDTYGGWGAHGEGAFSGKDPTKVDRSGAYIVRQAAKSVVAAGLARRCIVQVSYAIGVAEPLSVFVDTYKTGTIPDKDILALIKENFDFRPGMIAINLDLLRGGNFRYQKTAAYGHFGRDEADFTWETVKALKPKA; via the coding sequence ATGGAGACTTTCTTGTTCACCTCAGAATCAGTTAACGAAGGGCATCCCGACAAGCTTTGCGACCAGGTGTCAGATGCCATTCTTGACGCTTGCCTAGAACAAGATCCAGAGAGCAAGGTTGCATGTGAAACCTGCACAAAGACAAACATGGTCATGGTCTTTGGAGAGATAACAACCAAGGCCAAGGTGGACTATGAAAAGATAGTACGCGACACTTGCAGAGGCATTGGGTTCACCTCAGCTGATGTTGGCCTTGATGCTGACCACTGCAAAGTCCTTGTCAACATTGAGCAGCAGAGCCCTGATATTGCCCAAGGAGTCCATGGTCATCTTACCAAGAAACCGGAAGAAATTGGAGCTGGTGACCAAGGTCACATGTTTGGCTATGCCACAGATGAAACTCCTGAACTCATGCCTCTTACCCATGTTTTGGCTACTCAGCTTGGTGCCAAGCTTACCGAAGTGAGGAAGAACAAGACTTGCCCATGGCTCAGACCGGATGGCAAGACACAAGTTACAGTTGAGTACAAGAATGACAATGGCGCCATGGTTCCTATTAGAGTTCACACCGTTCTCATCTCAACTCAACATGATGAAGGTGTCACAAATGAGCAGATTGCCCAGGACTTGAAAGAGCATGTGATAAAGCCCGTGATCCCAGCGAAGTACCTTGATGAGAACACCATCTTCCACCTCAACCCATCAGGTCGCTTTGTGATTGGTGGTCCACATGGAGATGCTGGACTCACTGGCAGGAAAATTATCATCGACACCTATGGAGGTTGGGGTGCTCACGGTGGAGGTGCCTTCTCAGGGAAAGATCCGACCAAGGTGGACAGGAGTGGTGCTTATATTGTGAGACAAGCAGCAAAGAGTGTGGTCGCAGCAGGACTTGCTCGCCGCTGCATTGTCCAGGTTTCTTATGCAATTGGTGTTGCTGAACCACTCTCCGTTTTTGTTGACACTTACAAAACCGGAACCATTCCAGACAAGGATATTTTGGCTCTGATCAAGGAGAACTTTGACTTCAGGCCTGGAATGATTGCAATTAACCTTGACTTGCTTAGAGGAGGTAACTTCAGGTACCAGAAGACTGCTGCTTATGGTCACTTTGGCCGTGATGAAGCTGATTTCACCTGGGAGACTGTCAAGGCCCTCAAGCCTAAAGCTTGA